In Theobroma cacao cultivar B97-61/B2 chromosome 7, Criollo_cocoa_genome_V2, whole genome shotgun sequence, the genomic window AACTCTTGGAATCTCTCCTTCAAAGTTGTTTCCAGAGAGATCAATGGTTGTGAATATAGTTAAAATCTTAACCAATTCAATCTCCAACCCTTTTACGACTACAGCAACAGAGTAATCGTATGAGTAATTTCTTTCCCCCATGTAGCGCACAGCTTTGCCCTCGTCAAGCTTCATCATTCCTTTAAAATGTTTCATATAACTTGTTGGTAAAGGAccaaaaaagttattttgggAGAGATCAATGATTCGCAATTTTGGAAGAGATTGCGGATTTTTAGAAGCACCTATCGAACCTTGGAATTTATTGGAATGTAGTACAAGCACTTGCAACTCTGATAGTGCTACGATCCAATGAGGAAAAGTATCGTTTATCTTGTTGTTGCCAAGATCTAGCACTTCCAAGTCTTTGCAATTGCTGATTGATCGAGTCAGTGGCCCTCCCAAATGATTGCTATTCAAGTTTAGATTCTTCAATCCACATCCTCTTGCAAATGTTGGGGGAACGATTCCATGGAACTTATTCTTCTTCAAATTCAACAATGAAAGACTTTTACTAAAGCTTCCAATACATTGTGGGATGATTCCACTGAAGTTATTATGGGACAGATCGAGAATCTCAAGAAACTTCATATTGCATACACCAGAAATTTCTCCCATCAAATTGTTGTttgaaactgaaaagaatcTGACATTGTGGGGTAGTATTGGTAGATCAccttgaattaaattggaacGGAGGTCAAGAAACTCAAtatttttccatgaaaatttggaaattttgtCATAAATTCTATTGTTGGAAAGGTCTAAacttttcaaaacttttgacccttttaaaaaattaggaAATTCACTGATGTTGCAAAACGATAAATTCACATACTCAAGATTAGgcaaaacaaaattgactTTGCTGTTGGAGCTTATTAGCGATAGGGTATTAGATGAAAGCCCAAGCCAGGTGAGATTTTGAAGCTTTGAGAACATGTCCAAACTTATTGTACCATTTAGACTATTTGAGGATAAATCAAGAAAACTAAGATCCACAAGTTTCGATATCGAGCTAGGAATAGTTCCTTGAAAgttgttatttttgaaatttatataatcCAAAAAACTTTGTTGGAATTCATTGATATGACCAATGAACTGGTTGTTTCcaagatttaaaaaatttaaacttggATGAGTATAAAGCCAAGATGGGGTTGTACTGCCAAGTAAGTTATCAGATAAATCTAAAAAGCCTAGATTTGGAAATGCATTTGGGTAATCAGGAATGGAACCTTTTAATCGATTACAACAAATCTGAAGAAGTCTCAGTTGTGTGAGGTTTGTCAGTGAAGATGGAATCGTACCACTAAAATTGTTATATGGAAGGAATAAAAAACTAAGGTCAGATAGATTTCCTAGTGATCTTGGAATTGATCCCGAAAAGTTACAACCAACAAGACCCAAACCCTGTAATGACTTTAGATTGCCAATCGATTCAGGCAATTCCCCAGACAAAGACGTAGCAGATGCAGTCAAAAGCTCAAGAGGACTACTCCAATTAGATTTTGGAAACTGACCAGTGAGACTAGGATTGCTATCCAATGTGATGTACTTGATTTTGGGAAGATTGAAACTGTTCTCTGGAAATGTTCCACGTAAATCACAACCAGTGAGACTAACAGATGTGAGAGAATAGGATAGATTCATGAAGGAGTTAGGATCAACCGATGACATGTCTATTCCATCAAAAGAAATGTCTCTTACCTCTGTTAGATTCCGAACAATTCCATTTAGAGTGGATTGCTCAAGTTTCAGAACTGATTCATCTGCTTGAGAGATAAGATCAATATATGAAGCGGAGGAAAGATCCAGGGAAACTAATTTGGATAGATAAGAGATTTCATAGGGAACTCGGCCGGAAAACCAAGAACGGGAAAGGTCGAGGTGTGTTAAGCTTGCAAAGAGACCAAacttggatgaaattttggatttcttaaaatcaTTGAAAGATAAGTCGAGCCTTTGCAAGTGTGAAAGGAGGAAGAGGCTGCTGTTTGAAGGGAGTGCGCCAGAAAGCCAGCTGCAACTTAGGTCAAGGCTGATTACTTGACCGGTGATGTTGTCACAACTGACTCCATCCCATAAGCAGCAATCTATACTCTCCTTCCATGAGTTGGTCTTAGGATAAGATCTAATTTCACAATCTTTGGAAGCAGTTTTGTTGATGGAGAAGAGGGCTTTGAATTGGATCAAGGCAGCACTTTGGTCATGAGAGCACAATTGTGTAGctgaagaggaagaagaggaTGAAAGAGTAGCTTGATAACTTAGAAACAATAGGAAGCAAAGTAATTGATAGAAGATTGGCGAGTATCTCATCTTGCTACTTCAAGGGTTATGTATAATGTGATGGTTAAGCGTAGTGAGAAGGCGTTGATCatgaatatttataataagtCCAGAAGACATGTTATGGCATAGAATGGAAGAATGGTTGGCCTCAAAAGTcttgaagaatgaaaacatTTTGTCTCTTTGTGGAAAAGCTAGAAAGTATTGTTCAGAGAAATGAAAGTAGACTTTCCGCGGTCTTTCCGACAATCTCTTccttcaagaaaaaaaaaagaaaagaaaaagaataaataaagtgGCTAAAAGGGGATTCTTCATTCACGGAGtatgattataatttttatggaTGGTAGGAAAGGCAAATTTCCGGACCCGCACTCTTTCAGACTATATAGAGTTGAGACTAAAGATCTCTGCCTGTTCCTTCTCGGTGGGCCTCAGCTGTAGGAGACTCAAGTCAATTGCTCTCATAcacatttataaaataaaataaaggagACTTTAACTGAAAGTCCCAACAACTTTTCTGAACGAAAATCCCAATTGCACTTAGGCCATAGAGGGCCTGCTTTGGAAGGGAAAGGGGGGACAATGGAGAAAAAAGTGAGATTAAGCCATCTGCCTCTTCTTCCACTCATCTGCTGTATCTCAGCATGAAGTTAATCTTGTAACAACTTCAAAATAGTACGGATGTAAATGAGCGAGGTAAATTGCTCCTAAAAGTCCTATCCATCAATTATTGTATTTCTTAGTTCAatgtaattgatcaaaaaatgTCCACTTTCATTCCCATATCTTGTTCTATTGACTTAGTCCATAGAAATGATTGATGCCATGGCGGAGCTAACCAGTCCAGTCTCATCCATAACAAAACTTCTTTGCTTTGCCTGCTATTACCCCTATGAAGTGAAGAATGACTGAACCAAGGGAAATCCTGTACATTTAACTCTATACTGGCGAACATTAGACATTGTACAACCTCTTAGCTGTCCTTTTATCTTTGGTCCACTCCAGGCTTCACTAAAAACTGCAGTAAATTGGTGAAAACTCAGACACTATCAGAAAACCAAAGTGACCAAATCCTGGTTGTCAATTTGTCACCATATGCATAATAATTAACATGCAATGTTCTTCGCGTCACCATATGGGTTACAATCTCGAAAAAGTAATGCTAGAGGTCTTTGTCTGAAATGTCAGAAGCAAAGGAGCGGTTTTGGTTAACCTGCCCAGTCAAGAGCGTGGAGGAGACTCTACATTAATGAACCCAACAACTGATTGTGCTGCTTCAACCATGTTCAGCTACATTAATCTTCATGGGAATTACCCTCTTCATggcaagtcaaagaaaataagccCTAGGAAGTAGGCTTAAGAAAATTAAGCCTCAAGAGACCAAAGCCCAATTGAAGAGGGTCTTTTTTGACGTATAAATTCTTTTTGacctatttttttatatagttatttattcatttctattattgtgtttattttttatttagaattctaaatcattttaatgtcaaattaaTGACTATTTTGTTATTTCTCCAGGAtaagatttttctttgaaatacATAGTGATATATTTcgaattaattttcttaaggttttaattttttgctcCACCAAAGTGTTGGGAGAGTCTCCTAAAactttatttcattattaaaattaatttaaataattattactaATAAAATAGAGGATTCAGGCTAAGTAGGATTCAATAGATATAAATGGTAAAAAATAGGATAAAAATTATAGGAGTAATAGATAAATCATCAACAATAATAatgaattaatatattttttaagaaggaagaagtctaaaaacacaaaaataaacttaaataaataataaaaatatatatttttcaaaaaaaaacaagaaataaaaaaataagataaaaaaaactttgcaTAATCATCCTTCATTATTTATTGTATCACAttcattttgaaatattaattctTGTAAGTAATGAAAATTTGCAATGATGATACTTTTTTGAGAAAGTTATAAAGacaaatttcttaaaaaattctctaggtgagaaaatatttttcaagcaTTGAGAGCTTTTAGAAAAGTTTGTGacacaaaaatttttatttaatatttaataaaattagaaaattgcATCATTCATTACATGTttgcatcatatgcataaaaaatgttaattcAGCCCATAAATGAAAATCTTTGGCAATGagatttttaaggaaattTATGCAAACACATTCCTTAAAGATTCCCTATATGAGGAAATACTtctaaattttatcaaattgttgggaaaatttaaaagagtTTCCAATATAATagatttcatttatttaataaaatcaataaaaatatattttggaGATAATGAGAACAATAATTGTGAACTAATactacaaattaaaaaatgaaaagaaaaacacaaagttcaaaatcaagaccttcttctctctctataaACCGAATGTATTTTATGACAAAGCCTACCACAAGAAAATAAGTGCGTTTTCTTGAATACTATTGAAGTGAGGAAATTTTCCTAAGTCTCACCGGAATGTTGGGAAAGCATATGAAAATTCTCCAATAATAAtggataaaaaaatgaaagagaaagacaaaataaataaataagggAAACATAAGCAAACATGAAATTCAAGACTattaattaaagttaaaaggAGATAATACATTATTATTAGTACCGTTCTTTGAACAGGTATTGCAAGGGTACTAATACCTTCCTTGTACGTAACCATATTCTAGAATCTTACAAACTGTTTTGTAGACTagaaactttttaaaataacttaaatcaagtttatttttattcattcatGACTTTGGCTGTTGGTTTTTTGTTCATTGAAAATGGGCTCATGGAGCAAAGCAATTTCAGGAACGTAAAGCTCTTCCGAATATGCAAAGGCCTTTGATGACTGGGTTTGGAGTGTCGAATGATGCCCCActtgttgggatgagccctgcagccaattgggattggttaaaGTTTGATTTCAATCATGTAACAACATCagtcatgttgaatgattaaaggctTTCCTTCAttaataagacatcaattataatagttataagtctaattgatgaagtccatgagattaatatacCTTGTAAgggaactgtaatgggttacaattatgagaatctttatgcatcaaagtgtAATCTCTAAATGttcctggtcaatgtatcatcgAGACTGNNNNNNNNNNNNNNNNNNNNNNNNNNNNNNNNNNNNNNNNNNNNNNNNNNNNNNNNNNNNNNNNNNNNNNNNNNNNNNNNNNNNNNNNNNNNNNNNNNNNNNNNNNNNNNNNNNNNNNNNNNNNNNNNNNNNNNNNNNNNNNNNNNNNNNNNNNNNNNNNNNNNNNNNNNNNNNNNNNNNNNNNNNNNNNNNNNNNNNNNNNNNNNNNNNNNNNNNNNNNNNNNNNNNNNNNNNNNNNNNNNNNNNNNNNNNNNNNNNNNNNNNNNNNNNNNNNNNNNNNNNNNNNNNNNNNNNNNNNNNNNNNNNNNNNNNNNNNNNNNNNNNNNNNNNNNNNNNNNNNNNNNNNNNNNNNNNNNNNNNNNNNNNNNNNNNNNNNNNNNNNNNNNNNNNNNNNNNNNNNNNNNNNNNNNNNNNNNNNNNNNNNNNNNNNNNNNNNNNNNNNNNNNNNNNNNNNNNNNNNNNNNNNNNNNNNNNNNNNNNNNNNNNNNNNNNNNNNNNNNNNNNNNNNNNNNNNNNNNNNNNNNNNNNNNNNNNNNNNNNNNNNNNNNNNNNNNNNNNNNNNNNNNNNNNNNNNNNNNNNNNNNNNNNNNNNNNNNNNNNNNNNNNNNNNNNNNNNNNNNNNNNNNNNNNNNNNNNNNNNNNNNNNNNNNNNNNNNNNNNNNNNNNaaaaatgtaatatgtaagtggaaacacatatttcatgatttaaattaaattttgaagtctaaaacattcgtttaaagtaaaattatagctatttgaatataataaaaatattaaataaaatattctattttcttaaaacataatattttcaaagtcttcctaaaataacttttgtagcgtaagagtaaaataaatttattcatatagtaataaagataattaaagtatgaaatttcgtttacaatgacacgtgggcccccaattgaccaagaaggtgtagggctacgaacccttactttctatgatgcactccgagattaattcccGTCTTAATccactatcaacaaactgtcctgagcctgaaaaatgaaTAGGGaaaggggtgagattaaataatcccaatgagtaaacaattaccatcaaaagcatctaaagccgagtagatagagacaatataaaaacgttatatctcaataatgttcataacacaaaatttgtttcaatctataccaaacaatttcttttcatcaaaatttcccggtttatgaatttcttaaacttggcccctgccagaatcattctcgtgGGTACCTTCaacaaggtatcccactgagaccgccaaggctgttcaatgacccatacccataaacatgttttcacatctgacacacagccgttccttgacgttggctgagtcttactctcacgtggtggcccaaacgtgaggtgcactcaaatcatacctcaggagatacttcacccaacatctccccccggaggtaagtatataattgggttattgtgcccctctcataggtagtccacgaaaacccccaccactgtagtgaccgtttaatataccaccagacccataaaattttcagtagcataatatgacgaataaaatttaatccagtctaccgagaccaattcaaaactgttcatatatttcatgccaaccccaaaaatttagccatcatgctaccatagtgtcataagtcccaatttcaataacatataaaatcataaatttcaacacagtctccatatactcaattttcccaaaacaatatttgatttcaaaaccagtataaatctcatttttattaaaaaaaatattttaattgaaaaacataatattttataatttaaactcaccattcaataaaagcatcaaacaagtataattactctagatatttaagacgataaattgtccactcacaattctaggagtcgatgtactcctaatcccagtcttcaagcacaatctctgtacttttactagtgtaatttgctcaccacttatccacaatgtacaatacataattcaccacatcaatgcttgaccattataaaatcaattcaggcttggtatatatgcatgatatgatatacaacttatccgactaccgcttaaatgcggtgctgacctaattcggcctattacccgattaaatcgatatacgcatccgtttaaactccaaattaattttttcagtttctatacctcaattgcacccaaattgacttaatgtccctcagtgtggtgcaaattatcagtcctagtagcaaattacgaaaatacccctaatgggtaaaaattcgtatttttgctctgaaaattctcattatttttctagactcataattcatcattattcatcataattcctcaaataaacatcaagatcatcagccaatattcccctagaaaattcggctaataatggtaatggaggaaaataaattcttttcttgtttttttgttcctaaatatgctaaactaactaaaaacattaacataacttaaaatcaaattaatctaacaactttctctctcctaacccattttgatcagccatcaattcatcatcagaacatgtaatttaagcatgaaaaaaaaggagaaatgcttaaggaagatagatttgaagcttaagttgaaaaatcctacctttttcacttgtttttcttgattttccacactttttctcttgaaattcctcacctagggtttgttcttcctctttttctctctcttccttgcttggctgaatatttggagagtaatgggctgatttatgctatttttttagttaaaaaataaaatatcctaagcttgacacatggcattttcttattggtccatttttgaaacttttaaaattttaaaccttttatctccaccacatgattagtcaaaggtaaaaaatgaggataaaggaagaccttgtgctggacaaatgtcctggtggtggaaaattacaattttgcccctagagtggcaaaattaccattttacccctatactccaaatcatactgaaattaaaatttttcacttctaaacctcaaatcatactccaatactcaaatcatactccaataagtcaaatggggccaaaaaattcttttttaaaaatttctattttgtccctaagtggcaaatgaccattttgcccttagatagtgaaaatttcgatttgactccaaattgatcctcgaactccaaatcactattttaagtcatcccTGGAccatgaaactcttaatttcaccttaaaatttttatttgaactagttcgaggcttaatcgacttaattataccattaggggtaatatcatcttttaacgattttctcaaacttcctaaatatgtaaccattctattgagcatgtaaatgacgtcgtaattattttataaaatagggtttgacacaaaccatcttgactcttctaacatttgggtggccgTGATGAATTGCTAGATCCCAATCTTGGTTTATGATCTCTAGGTAGTTAACTTGatcaatgataaatttaaagtagtttaaatttatctaattctaagtttaacttaagaattatatgttgaactcattgccaacatgttagaagcctaatgggtcacacacctaaaatgaatgttgaaaataaaatgggagaggtgattaagttggacttaatcaaattaaaagataatagcttctcaagcacttgattaaaattgtttaattaagttgtgcctaattaattaaattatttaattaaatcattgggcctaattaattaaaattatttaattaaattgttgggcc contains:
- the LOC18594645 gene encoding receptor like protein 30 — protein: MRYSPIFYQLLCFLLFLSYQATLSSSSSSSATQLCSHDQSAALIQFKALFSINKTASKDCEIRSYPKTNSWKESIDCCLWDGVSCDNITGQVISLDLSCSWLSGALPSNSSLFLLSHLQRLDLSFNDFKKSKISSKFGLFASLTHLDLSRSWFSGRVPYEISYLSKLVSLDLSSASYIDLISQADESVLKLEQSTLNGIVRNLTEVRDISFDGIDMSSVDPNSFMNLSYSLTSVSLTGCDLRGTFPENSFNLPKIKYITLDSNPSLTGQFPKSNWSSPLELLTASATSLSGELPESIGNLKSLQGLGLVGCNFSGSIPRSLGNLSDLSFLFLPYNNFSGTIPSSLTNLTQLRLLQICCNRLKGSIPDYPNAFPNLGFLDLSDNLLGSTTPSWLYTHPSLNFLNLGNNQFIGHINEFQQSFLDYINFKNNNFQGTIPSSISKLVDLSFLDLSSNSLNGTISLDMFSKLQNLTWLGLSSNTLSLISSNSKVNFVLPNLEYVNLSFCNISEFPNFLKGSKVLKSLDLSNNRIYDKISKFSWKNIEFLDLRSNLIQGDLPILPHNVRFFSVSNNNLMGEISGVCNMKFLEILDLSHNNFSGIIPQCIGSFSKSLSLLNLKKNKFHGIVPPTFARGCGLKNLNLNSNHLGGPLTRSISNCKDLEVLDLGNNKINDTFPHWIVALSELQVLVLHSNKFQGSIGASKNPQSLPKLRIIDLSQNNFFGPLPTSYMKHFKGMMKLDEGKAVRYMGERNYSYDYSVAVVVKGLEIELVKILTIFTTIDLSGNNFEGEIPRVIGELSSLRGLNLSHNNLVGHVPPSLGNLSQLEWLDLSSNKLDGQIPRELVDLTFLSFFNVSNNQLVGPIPQGKQFNTFENDSYEGNKGLCGLPLSIACSSNEPRQPPPSMNSHNEDGSKFEFGWEVVLIGYGFGFIFGVSMGYVAFRARNPNGCWDFLLFDVWKGLGRGDVMFLGRVLLACMLELFLYPGMVIGYVMTKVCYTPNR